The following coding sequences are from one Dermacentor andersoni chromosome 5, qqDerAnde1_hic_scaffold, whole genome shotgun sequence window:
- the LOC126531325 gene encoding motor neuron and pancreas homeobox protein 1-like, producing MERSEPSQWSPARRPESPTASAMLLSAAGKAALQHSGGGSASGRSGSFSIDSLLAEDASRRMPLDLRPSPGGALAGRVAPATAAAAPHQAMSVGGAPCLRPLALHHPALRHAVPASSYEQQAAVAAAAAQQYGMTATAAAATTPAAWLAAGRPLFFTLAEMYGIGAPKPSGRRPRKPGVERKPRQAYSAKQLERLEAEFKVDKYLSVSKRMELSATLNLTEVQIKTWFQNRRTKWKKQMTARMKLAQRQGLWAPHYLAAAPGHAFGSFLGAPAGFTYGAPPAAPCAANPVTGERSPSPDPSRDDSSTEDK from the exons ATGGAGCGGTCGGAACCGAGCCAGTGGTCCCCGGCCAGGCGACCCGAGTCGCCCACAGCGTCCGCGATGCTCCTGTCGGCGGCCGGCAAGGCGGCGCTCCAGCACTCGGGCGGCGGAAGCGCGAGCGGTCGAAGCGGCAGCTTCTCCATCGACAGCCTGCTGGCCGAGGACGCGTCGCGCCGGATGCCGCTAGACCTGAGGCCTTCACCGGGCGGTGCGCTGGCCGGTCGCGTCGctcccgccaccgccgccgccgccccgcacCAAGCGATGTCCGTTGGCGGGGCCCCGTGCCTGCGGCCGCTGGCGCTGCACCACCCGGCGCTGAGGCACGCGGTGCCGGCGTCCAGCTACGAGCAGCAGGCAGCCGTTGCGGCGGCAGCGGCGCAGCAGTACggcatgacggcgacggcggcggcggcgacgacgccCGCGGCGTGGCTGGCGGCGGGCAGGCCGCTCTTCTTCACGCTAGCAG AGATGTACGGGATCGGGGCCCCAAAACCTTCTGGACGAAGGCCCAGGAAACCGGGTGTCGAACGGAAGCCACGACAGGCCTACAGCGCCAAGCAACTCGAAAGGCTTGAGGCGGAGTTCAAG GTTGACAAGTATCTCAGCGTTAGCAAGCGAATGGAGCTGTCGGCAACGCTGAATCTGACGGAAGTCCAAATCAAGACGTGGTTCCAAAACAGAAG GACGAAGTGGAAGAAGCAGATGACGGCGCGCATGAAGCTGGCTCAGCGGCAAGGCTTGTGGGCTCCGCACTACCTGGCGGCAGCGCCGGGACACGCTTTTGGGTCCTTTCTGGGCGCGCCCGCAGGCTTCACATACGGCGCCCCGCCGGCCGCGCCCTGCGCCGCCAACCCGGTGACAGGAGAGCGAAGCCCGTCGCCAGATCCTTCTAGGGACGACAGCTCGACAGAGGACAAGTAG